The following nucleotide sequence is from Brachyspira suanatina.
ACAGCATAGAAAATGCTAATACTCAGGCAGAAATAGATGATATAAGAATTCGTTATTTAGGAAGAAAAGGAAAAATAACAGAGCTTTTGAAAAGTTTATCTTCTATAGATAATATTGAGGAGAAGAAAGAGTTCGGAAAAAAGATTAATGAGATAAAGAACTATTGTGAGAATGCTTTATTGGAAAAGAAAAATGCTATATCCGAACAGGAGTTTTTATCTTCTTTAGAGAAAAATAAAATAGATATAACTATGCCTGGAAGAAGACCTAAATCTGCAGGGGTTAATCTTCTTACTAGAGTAGAAGAGGAAATAGTTTCTATTTTAACAGAAATAGGTTTCAGAGTTGTGGAAGGTAATGAAATAGAAGATGATTTTCATAACTTTGAGGCATTAAATATACCTTATTATCACCCTTCAAGAGACAGTCATGACTCTTTCTTTATTTCAAAAGAGCATGTATTAAGAACTCATACATCAGGTATGCAGATAAGAACTATGCTTGAAACACCTCCTCCTATAGCGGTAGTTTCTCCTGGTAAATGTGCTAGAAGAGATGCTATAGATTCAAAACATTCTCCTGTATTCCATCAAGTTGAAGGACTTATGGTTGATAAAGGAATAAGCTTTAATGATTTAAAAGGTATATTAGAATTATTCTGTAAAAGAATGTTCGGAGATAAGACTCAAATAAGATTAAGACCGGATTTTTTCCCATTCGTAGAGCCTGGTGCAGATTTAAGTGCTACTTGTGTAATATGCGGCGGAAGCGGATGTAAAACTTGTGGAGGCGAAGGCTGGCTTGAATTAATGGGAGCCGGTATGATTCATCCTAATGTATTTAAACATGTGGGATATGATATAACTAAGTATACAGGTTTTGCCTTTGGAATGGGTATAGAAAGAGTTGCAATGATTAAATACGGTATAACTGATATAAGAATGTTCTATGAAAATGATATAGATTTCTTAAAGCAATGGTAATAGTGAGCAGCAATATTTAATTAAGTAAGCCAAGAAGGCTGATTTATATACAATAGTAAAAAGCTGGCTTGAGCCTATTATAGGTAGAGCATAGCAAAAAAGCATACTAAAATATTTATAAGTGAATTAAGTTAGAGGATATAATAATGAGAGTTCCATTAAGTTGGCTAAAAGAATTTGTTAATTTAGACGGATTTAGCGTAGAGGAAATTGCCAAACAAATAACACTTGCAGGAAGTGAGATTTCATCAATAGAAACTACTGGAGGAGATATACCAGGTGTGATTATTGGTAAAATAACATCTGTACATAAACACCCAGATGCGGATAAATTAAGTGTATGTAAAGTTGATGTCGGTGATGGAGATACACTCTCAATAGTATGCGGTGCTCCTAATGTAAAAGAAGGCATATATGTTCCTATAGCTATGATAGGTGCTAAACTTCCAAATGGTCTTACCATAAAAAAAGCTTCTATAAGAGGTTTTGAAAGCAATGGTATGATATGTTCCAGAACTGAATTAGGCTATGAAGAAGCTGAAGGTGTTTACGGAATTTGGATATTAGATGAAGATATAGAAAAAGTACATGCTGATAAAGACAGTATATTAGGTAATTCGCTTTCAACTATAGTAGGAAGCACAGATCATATATTCAATGTTGAAATCACAGCAAACAGAGGTGATTTAGTAAGTATTATAGGTTTTGCAAGAGAATGTTCTTTGGTTTTAGAAAGAAGAGTGAGCATACCTTCTGTTAATACTTATGATGCTGCAGGCGGTAATATAGATATAACAGTTGAAAATCAGGAAAGCTGCTATAAATATGTAGGAAGGCTTATAAAAGATATAACTGTTGGACCTTCTCCTGATTGGATGCAGAAAAGATTAAAAATGTGCGGAATCAATCCTATCAATAATATAGTAGACGTTACAAACTATGTTATGCTTGAATACGGACAGCCTTTGCATGCTTATGACTTTGATAAAATAAAAGATGGTAAAATAATAGTTAGAAATGCCAGAAATGGAGAAAAAATTACTTTACTTGACGGCAGAGAAATAGACCTTACAGATGATGTTTTAGTTATAGCCGACAGTGAAAAGCCTATAGGTGTTGCCGGAGTTATGGGCGGAGATAATACAAAAATTGAAAGCGAAACTAAAACTATTTTAATAGAAAGTGCATATTTTGATCATATAGCTGTGAAAAAATCTACAATAGCAACTAAGACAAAAACAGATGCTTCATACAGATTTGAAAGAGATATAGATCATACTCTTACTCTTGCAGCTTTGAATAGAGTTGTTGATTTAATAGTTACTTTAGATAATGGATGTAAAATAGCTTCAAGATCTAAAGAGGTTAATGTTAAGCAGTTTGATGCTAATATAATAGTATTTGACTGCGGACTTGTAAAAAGATATTTAGGTCTTAATATGAATAAGATGGAAATATCTTCTATATTCAAAAGATACGGATTTAAAGCTGTAGCTCTTGGAGAGAATAACCTCAAAGTTGAAATACCTTATTACAGACATGATTTATCTATAGCTGAAGATTTGATAGAAGAAATAGCTAGAGTTTATGGCTATAATAATATATCTTCAAATGTACCTCATATTAAATGTAATCCTATAAATACAGATTATTCTGAAGTGAGCTTTGTTAAGCATAGAATGGCTTCTTACGGACTTTATGAAACTAAACAGTATTCTATGGGTGATAGTAATATATTTAAATCTTTAGGAATAGAAGAAGAAAAACTAATAAAAGTAGTAAATCCATTAACTAATGAAATGGATGTTTTAAGACCTACAACTTTGGCTTCTCTTCTTAATAGTGTTGCTTATAATCAGAATCATAGACATAAAAACGGTGCTTTATTTGAAGTAGGTAATATATTTTATAAAGAAAATGAAAACTTTATGGAAGAAAAGCATTTATCTGCTGTAATGTTTGGACTTTATCAGGAAAAATTATGGAATAAAGATGCTAGAGCTTATGACTTCTTTGATATGAGCGGAGTTATTGAAGAGCTTTTAATAAGAGATTTAAAATGTACTGATTATAATTTGATACCTAAAGAGCATAAATGGTTTATACCTACTATGTCTGGTGAAATTGTTATATTTGGTGAGAAAATAGGTATCATTGGAAGACTTCATCCTAAACTTCTTAAACTTTTTGACATAAGCGGTGAGGTTTATTTCTTGGATATTGATATCAGAAAAACTTTGAAATTGGTTAAAGAGAGAGTTAAAAAACAGAAATTAAAAGATATAGGTAAATATCCTGCAGTATTCAGAGATTTAGCTTTGGTTTGCTCTAATAATATAGAGTTCAGCAAAGTTATCAAATCTATAAGTAAATTTAATAATATTATACAGAATGTTAGTGTAGTTGATAGATATGTAGGCGAACAGGTAGAAGAAGGAAAACAGTCAATTGCAATATCTATAACTTATTATGATCCTAATAAAACTTTAAGAGAAGAAGATATTAACAGTGTAGAAAAATCTTTGCTTGAAATGCTTAAAACAAGATTTGATATTAATTTAAGAGCTTAATTTGTAAAAGAGGTTTTATAATGGAATACGATATAATAACTTGGGAAAATATAGATGAAGCTATAGAAGTATTAGCTAAACAAATAGAAGATTCTAAGATTCATTATGAAGTTATTTACGGATTGGCAAGAGGCGGATTAGTACCTGCTGTTATGCTTTCTCATAGGCTTAAAATTCCTATGGTTTTAAATATGGAAGAAGTTTGGAGATTGAAAGTAAAGAATAAAGCCGCTTTAATAGTTGATGATATATCAGATACTGGTGAAACTCTAAAATATTTTGATGATCAGAAATTTGATATTGCCACTTTATTTGTAAGAGAGCATACAAGTAAAATAAAGCCTAGATATAGTTATAAAAATATTAATCATGATAATTGGCTTTTATTTCCTTGGGAGACTAAAGCATCTAGTAAATAATTATAAATTTTAATATTATAAATAAAACAAACATTTTCTTATATTTTTATAGGATATGTTTGTTTTTTATATTTAAATACAATTAATATATACTAGAGATTTTTTATTTATATATAAAAAACTTGTTCGTAAATAGCTCCTGCCATTCTAAAGAATGTCAGGCACTCACAAGTTTTTTATTTCTTTATTTATATTCATAAAAAATTATTCGCTTAAATGTATACTAGATAAATTTAATAGACTCTCATAATTTTTTTATTTCTTCTATACTTAAACCTGTATTTTCACTTATGATTTTTATATCTATACCGGATTTTTTGAAATTTCTAGCTATTGATATTGCTTTATTTTTTTCGCCTTGTTCTATACCTTGTTCTATACCTTGTTCTATACCTTCAGTTATTCCTTCTTCTTTGGCTTTTTTTAAATCTAATTCTATACTTCTATCAAAGAAATATGCATCTATTTCACGTTTTTTATATTTATCCATTACAGGAGTATTATTGACGAAAGTATGGCATTTCTTTTCTACTTCTTCAAAGATAGTATTTTCTTTTATTAAATTTGACATATTTTCTCCTTTAAAGAATTTTACCCAGGAAATGAATTCTTTATGTATATTATCAAGATTTTCTATTTTTTTATTAATATTTTTAAAATTGAATTTAGGAAGCTCAATAAAGTGCAGCTGACAATGATCTGTAAGAATTTTATTATTATTTAATTCTTTCAATACATAACAATTATGAACTTTATCCTCATCTGTTAGTATGAAGTTTGTTATATTTATGCTTACAGTTGGTTTCAATTCATCATAAAATGAACCTCTGTTTAAACTGCTGCTATAATTATAAGCCCAATAATATAAAGCTCTTTTTATAAAATCTTCATTACCTCTGGATTGAATTTCTATTAATACTGTTATTCCGCTTTCTGTGATAGCTTTAATATCGACTATAGATTCTTTTTCATTGTAATTTTCTGCTATGTTAAATGGGTTTAAAATCTCAATTTTATTAAAAGTTTCAAAGTCTAAATCTTTAAATACTGCATTAATGAAATTCAAAGCTATGTTTTCATTGCCTTCATATGAAAATAAATAGCGTATAAAATAATCATTAATTCTATTTAAATTATTTATTGTAACTGTTTCATTTAATATTTGCTTTAATTTTTCCAAATCTTTCATAGTTTTATTATACTTAAATTAATTATAAATGTAAAGCTAGTATAATTTTATTTATTAATTTTGATATGTGATAATAAAATATTAGTTATAATGCTGGCTATTTATATTAATACTATTAAAATATTAGCCTCATTACTTGTACTATTTATAATTTTTAATTAAATTTTTATTTATATTGATTAACTATATATTAACCATTATAATATTAAAAATTATATAAAGTAATATATAATATACTTTTGCTTTGACAAAGTTTTTTATTTTATGTATAATTGATAAAAAGTTGAGAATTATGAATCAAGAAGTTAAAAGTTATATACATGATAAATTAAAACGTATTCCGGATAAGTCCGGAGTATATTTTATGAAGGACTCCAAATCCGAAATAATTTATATAGGTAAAGCCAAATCTCTAAAGAAAAGAGTTTCATCATATTTTAATAATTCAAATAAAGATGCTAAAACTACAGCATTAGTTGAGCATATAAGAGATATCGAATATATACTTACAGAAAATGAAGTTGAGGCTTTGATATTAGAAGCTGAGATGATAAGAAAGCATAAGCCTCATTATAATATACTTCTTAAAGATCAGAAATCATTTCCATTTATAGCCATCACAAATGAGCATTTTCCAAGAGTTATAAAGGCCAGAAATGTAATAGATAAAGATAATGCCAGAAAATATAAAAAATATTATGGACCTTATGTCGCTGCTGAAAGGGCGGATAATATAGTAAAGTTTATAATTGATAATTTCAAATTAAGAAGATGTAAATATGATTTTCCGCTTAAAAGACCTATAAGACCATGTCTTTATCATCATATAGGAAAATGTACCGCTCCTTGTGCCGATTTAATCACCGAAGAAGAGTATGATAAAACTATAGATGATGCCGTAATGGTGCTTGAGGGCAATGTTGATGAATTGGTGGCTAGATTAAAACAGGAGATGTTTGTTCATGCCGAAAAGCTGGAGTTTGAAGCGGCTAAAGATTTAAGAGATAAAATTGACTTGCTTAAATATATAACAGTAGAGCAGAGTATTTATATTCCTGAAAGTGATGATATTGATATAATAGGAGCTTATGGAGAGAATGGCAATTATACTATAGTGATTTTATCTGTTAAAGGAGGTAAACTTGCAGACAGAAAAACTTTCAGTATGCAGTCTCCTAATGATGAAGATTATTATAATGAAAATGGTATGTCAAAATATTCAGAAATACTTTCTGCATTCTTTACTCAATATTATACTCATGCCAATTTGATACCAGCTTCTATATCTACAGATTTTCCTCTTAATGATATTGATATAATAAAAGATTATTTAAAGCAGGTTTCAGGAAGAGATGTTGATATAAAATTAGATAAAAGCAGAAAAGGTTTAATGGCAATAGCGAATGAAAATGCCAAACATTTATTCAAAGAAAAAGCATTGATAAGAGAAGTACCTTTAGGAATAACAAGACTTCAGGAAATATTTAAATTGAAAAAAGCTCCTAGCATAATAGAGTCTTTCGATATAGCACATATTCAGGGAAGCTATACTATGGCTGGTATGGTGCGATTTGTTAATGGCGTTTCTGACAATAAAAATTATAGAATATTTAATATGAAAACAGTTACAGGCATAGATGACTTCGCTTCAATAAAAGAGGCAGTTTACAGAAGATACAAAAGATTAAGAGATGAGAACCTTACTTTCCCAGACTTAATACTTATAGACGGAGGTAAAGGACAGCTTAATTCAGCTATAGAGGCATTGAAGGAACTTGATATAAAAGGTCAGCCTATAATGGCATTAGCTAAAAAGTTTGAGGAGATATATTTGCCAAATAGAAATGAACCTGTACAGCTTAGCGATAATGAGCCTGCAAGATTATTTTTACAGAAGGTAAGAGATGAAACTCACAGATGGGTTAACAGCAGTCATGGTAAGAAAAGAAGCAGAGAGATGGTTAGAAGCGAACTTGAAAGCATAGAGGGAATAGGTAAGAAAACTATAGAGAAATTATATTCTCATTTTATAAATATAGACAATATAAAAAATGCATCATTTGAAAGCATTAGAAATATACCCGGAATAAGCTATAAAGCAGCAAATAATATATATGATCATTTTCATAAATAATTTTTATCATTAGAAAATAATGCTTTTAATATAAGTTTGTTATATACTAAACATTTTTAAGTTTGTCATTTTTTTATTCAACTTTTTCCCGCCGCAAAAAGTTGCAAAAAGTGCAAGGTATAAAATTAGTACTAAATCATACTAAAATTATTTTACATGTAATATAAACTATTAATTTAAGCTAAAATATAGCCTTTCGCGAAGCGTATCCGAGTTTATCGAGGATATAGCTTATCGCCGAAGGCGGGCTGTGCCTGTGGCAACAAAAGAGGGGGGTACGAAGTACGCAGAGCGGCACGACTGTGTGCTTTGCAGGGCTAGTCCACACAAATAACCTAAATTATCTTGATATCATCTTCCATACTATAGCCATATCATTTATAGCATAGTCAAGAAAATCTTTAAATCCGCAAAACTCTCCGCTTTCATCTATATACATATTGTTTTCCATTCTCTTGCATCCAGAGCTGCATACTCTTTGATATTTGCAAGAACGGCATAATGTATGTTTATCATCATTTATTCTGTTTGATTTTTCATTTATAAAGTATTTTGCTTTACTGCTTGAATAAATCTGCATTAAATCATCTTCAGCTATATTTCCTATTTTATAATCATCTAAACAATAAAAGTCGCATGGAAAAACATCTCCATTGCTTTCTATTATTATTTGATTTGTACATTTGCCGTTTATACCGCAAGTCATAGGAGGATAGCCGCCGAAAAATAATGGAATGATATTGTCAAAGAACTGTATGCTGTAATAATTATTATTAAAAAAATCTTCTTTCCATAATGAAAATATTTCTTTATAGAAGTTTGAAAACTCTTTAGGTTTTATAGAATATTCCGTACTAGGTGAATTCATTTTGGATAGGCAAGGTATGAACTGAGTGTATTTAATATTTAGCTTCTTTATTTTTTTGTATATGTCTTTAGGATATTTTGATAATTCAGATGTAAGAACTGTAAGTATATTGTATTCTACATTAAACGCATCGAATAATTTTTTAGTTTCTAATACTCTGTTGTAAGTATCATTATTACTTTTATCTACTCTATAATTATCATGTATATCTTTTATTATGTCAAAAGAAAGCCCTACCAAAAAATTATTTTCTTTGAATAATTGGCACCATTTATCATCTATTAATAGTCCGTTAGTTTGTATGCTGTAATTTATATTGATATTTTTTTTATTGCTGATATTCACATAATCTATAAACGATTTAAAATATTCAAAACCGGCTACTGTAGGCTCTCCGCCCTGAAATGAAAACAATGCATTTTTATCAGCATTTTGAAGAACTTTGTCTATTATAGCTTTCATCACTTTTTCAGTCATAATGCCGTTATTTTCTATTTTTCTGTTTTTGGCTTCATCTATATAAAAGCAGTATTTACAATTTATATTACATAAAGATGATGATGGTTTGATTAAAACTGATACATTATTCATAGATTCAATATTAATACATAATTTTATAAATTTCAATATTTATAATGCTTATATATTATATAAAAAATATAAGAGATTATAAGAGAATATACCTAAACAACTATATTCTGTCAAAAATTATTTTATTAGTTTTATTATTTGTGGGGACTAGCCACACGCTGGGCAACTCCCACTTCTTTGACGAAGTCCGCAGAGCGTATGCGGCGGGAAAAAGAACAATAAAAAATTGACAAACTTAAAAATTTTCAGTATATACTTAAACAACTATATTTTGTCAAAAATAAATTTATATTTTTGTTTTTATATCTGGGGCTTTGCCCCATACCCTACTTCTTTTGTTGCCACAGGCGAAGCCCGCCTGCGGCGAGAAGCAAAAAGGCTATATTTGAACTTAAATGTAATAAATTATTTTACATGTAAGACAATTTTAGTATTATTTAGTACTAATTTTATACTTGCACTTTTTGGTTCTTTTTGCGGCGGGAAAAAGAACAACAAAAAATTGACAAACTTAAAAATTTTTAGTATATACTCCATAATCTTTATTTTTGTCAAAAAATCTATCTTTAATAATAAATATTTAAACTAAATTATGTAAAACTTTACATTTATAATTAATTTAGTATAATAAAGCTATGAGTGAAATAAAAAATATTAATGTTTTAAATGATTATTTTATGCGTTATATGTTTGCCAAAGAAGGACATGAGCGTATTTTACTTAATTTAATCAATGCGGTAAGAACAGATTACAATCAAGAGCCTTTTGAGGAAGTGAAAGTACTTAATACTTTTAATTTAAAAGAAACTATCAATGATAAGCAGTCAATTGCACCGAAGGTGGCACGCAAGGTGGACAGATGTCGCAGACGCCTTGATGTAAGAGCAGTTACAAAAAGCGGAGAAACTGTTTTAGTATAAATACAGAGGATAGGAAATCAATCATTTGTTTATAGAAGTTTATATTATTGGGCTAAATGTTATGTATCTAATTTAAGGAATAATGAAAAATATAATGATTTAAAACAGATAATAGTGATTAATATTTTGGACTTTAATTTGTTAAAAGATATTGACAAAGAACATAGCTGTTATGTAATAAAAGAGCTTGAAACCA
It contains:
- the pheS gene encoding phenylalanine--tRNA ligase subunit alpha; the encoded protein is MENLEELHSFLKNSIENANTQAEIDDIRIRYLGRKGKITELLKSLSSIDNIEEKKEFGKKINEIKNYCENALLEKKNAISEQEFLSSLEKNKIDITMPGRRPKSAGVNLLTRVEEEIVSILTEIGFRVVEGNEIEDDFHNFEALNIPYYHPSRDSHDSFFISKEHVLRTHTSGMQIRTMLETPPPIAVVSPGKCARRDAIDSKHSPVFHQVEGLMVDKGISFNDLKGILELFCKRMFGDKTQIRLRPDFFPFVEPGADLSATCVICGGSGCKTCGGEGWLELMGAGMIHPNVFKHVGYDITKYTGFAFGMGIERVAMIKYGITDIRMFYENDIDFLKQW
- the pheT gene encoding phenylalanine--tRNA ligase subunit beta; protein product: MRVPLSWLKEFVNLDGFSVEEIAKQITLAGSEISSIETTGGDIPGVIIGKITSVHKHPDADKLSVCKVDVGDGDTLSIVCGAPNVKEGIYVPIAMIGAKLPNGLTIKKASIRGFESNGMICSRTELGYEEAEGVYGIWILDEDIEKVHADKDSILGNSLSTIVGSTDHIFNVEITANRGDLVSIIGFARECSLVLERRVSIPSVNTYDAAGGNIDITVENQESCYKYVGRLIKDITVGPSPDWMQKRLKMCGINPINNIVDVTNYVMLEYGQPLHAYDFDKIKDGKIIVRNARNGEKITLLDGREIDLTDDVLVIADSEKPIGVAGVMGGDNTKIESETKTILIESAYFDHIAVKKSTIATKTKTDASYRFERDIDHTLTLAALNRVVDLIVTLDNGCKIASRSKEVNVKQFDANIIVFDCGLVKRYLGLNMNKMEISSIFKRYGFKAVALGENNLKVEIPYYRHDLSIAEDLIEEIARVYGYNNISSNVPHIKCNPINTDYSEVSFVKHRMASYGLYETKQYSMGDSNIFKSLGIEEEKLIKVVNPLTNEMDVLRPTTLASLLNSVAYNQNHRHKNGALFEVGNIFYKENENFMEEKHLSAVMFGLYQEKLWNKDARAYDFFDMSGVIEELLIRDLKCTDYNLIPKEHKWFIPTMSGEIVIFGEKIGIIGRLHPKLLKLFDISGEVYFLDIDIRKTLKLVKERVKKQKLKDIGKYPAVFRDLALVCSNNIEFSKVIKSISKFNNIIQNVSVVDRYVGEQVEEGKQSIAISITYYDPNKTLREEDINSVEKSLLEMLKTRFDINLRA
- a CDS encoding phosphoribosyltransferase, with amino-acid sequence MEYDIITWENIDEAIEVLAKQIEDSKIHYEVIYGLARGGLVPAVMLSHRLKIPMVLNMEEVWRLKVKNKAALIVDDISDTGETLKYFDDQKFDIATLFVREHTSKIKPRYSYKNINHDNWLLFPWETKASSK
- a CDS encoding Rpn family recombination-promoting nuclease/putative transposase, yielding MKDLEKLKQILNETVTINNLNRINDYFIRYLFSYEGNENIALNFINAVFKDLDFETFNKIEILNPFNIAENYNEKESIVDIKAITESGITVLIEIQSRGNEDFIKRALYYWAYNYSSSLNRGSFYDELKPTVSINITNFILTDEDKVHNCYVLKELNNNKILTDHCQLHFIELPKFNFKNINKKIENLDNIHKEFISWVKFFKGENMSNLIKENTIFEEVEKKCHTFVNNTPVMDKYKKREIDAYFFDRSIELDLKKAKEEGITEGIEQGIEQGIEQGEKNKAISIARNFKKSGIDIKIISENTGLSIEEIKKL
- the uvrC gene encoding excinuclease ABC subunit UvrC, which produces MNQEVKSYIHDKLKRIPDKSGVYFMKDSKSEIIYIGKAKSLKKRVSSYFNNSNKDAKTTALVEHIRDIEYILTENEVEALILEAEMIRKHKPHYNILLKDQKSFPFIAITNEHFPRVIKARNVIDKDNARKYKKYYGPYVAAERADNIVKFIIDNFKLRRCKYDFPLKRPIRPCLYHHIGKCTAPCADLITEEEYDKTIDDAVMVLEGNVDELVARLKQEMFVHAEKLEFEAAKDLRDKIDLLKYITVEQSIYIPESDDIDIIGAYGENGNYTIVILSVKGGKLADRKTFSMQSPNDEDYYNENGMSKYSEILSAFFTQYYTHANLIPASISTDFPLNDIDIIKDYLKQVSGRDVDIKLDKSRKGLMAIANENAKHLFKEKALIREVPLGITRLQEIFKLKKAPSIIESFDIAHIQGSYTMAGMVRFVNGVSDNKNYRIFNMKTVTGIDDFASIKEAVYRRYKRLRDENLTFPDLILIDGGKGQLNSAIEALKELDIKGQPIMALAKKFEEIYLPNRNEPVQLSDNEPARLFLQKVRDETHRWVNSSHGKKRSREMVRSELESIEGIGKKTIEKLYSHFINIDNIKNASFESIRNIPGISYKAANNIYDHFHK
- a CDS encoding radical SAM/SPASM domain-containing protein, with product MKFIKLCINIESMNNVSVLIKPSSSLCNINCKYCFYIDEAKNRKIENNGIMTEKVMKAIIDKVLQNADKNALFSFQGGEPTVAGFEYFKSFIDYVNISNKKNININYSIQTNGLLIDDKWCQLFKENNFLVGLSFDIIKDIHDNYRVDKSNNDTYNRVLETKKLFDAFNVEYNILTVLTSELSKYPKDIYKKIKKLNIKYTQFIPCLSKMNSPSTEYSIKPKEFSNFYKEIFSLWKEDFFNNNYYSIQFFDNIIPLFFGGYPPMTCGINGKCTNQIIIESNGDVFPCDFYCLDDYKIGNIAEDDLMQIYSSSKAKYFINEKSNRINDDKHTLCRSCKYQRVCSSGCKRMENNMYIDESGEFCGFKDFLDYAINDMAIVWKMISR